In Egibacteraceae bacterium, the following are encoded in one genomic region:
- the rpmG gene encoding 50S ribosomal protein L33: MASDVRPKVTLACVECKERNYITSKNRNTQRERLEMRKHCPRCNRHMAHRETK; the protein is encoded by the coding sequence ATGGCCAGTGATGTTCGGCCGAAGGTGACGCTCGCCTGTGTGGAGTGCAAGGAGCGCAACTACATCACCAGCAAGAACCGCAACACGCAGCGGGAGCGGCTGGAGATGCGCAAGCACTGCCCGAGGTGCAATCGCCATATGGCCCACCGTGAAACCAAGTAG
- the infC gene encoding translation initiation factor IF-3 — MTKRLNVNAEIRAKEVRLIGPEGKQIGVVPLKMAIDAAKQLDLDLVEVAPQANPPVAKVMDYGKHLYEQERAEREARKQQRATGQKAIRLRPKIDDHDFATKQRQARKFLETGHSVRVQVMFRRREMRRPELGTQLLDRLSEDLADVAQVETRSSMEGRFTTMVLAPRGGDGAAADGT; from the coding sequence ATGACCAAGCGTCTCAACGTCAACGCCGAGATCCGCGCCAAAGAGGTGCGGCTCATCGGTCCGGAGGGCAAGCAGATCGGCGTCGTGCCGCTGAAGATGGCGATCGACGCGGCCAAGCAGCTCGATCTCGACCTCGTCGAGGTCGCGCCGCAGGCCAACCCTCCGGTCGCCAAGGTCATGGACTACGGCAAGCACCTGTACGAGCAGGAGCGGGCCGAGCGAGAGGCGCGCAAGCAGCAGCGCGCGACGGGTCAGAAGGCGATCCGGCTGCGCCCGAAGATCGACGACCACGACTTCGCGACCAAGCAGCGCCAAGCGCGCAAGTTCCTGGAGACCGGGCACTCCGTGCGCGTGCAGGTGATGTTCCGCCGGCGCGAGATGCGCCGGCCCGAGCTCGGCACGCAGCTGCTCGACCGGTTGTCGGAGGACCTGGCCGACGTCGCCCAGGTCGAGACCCGCTCGTCGATGGAGGGCCGCTTCACCACGATGGTGCTGGCGCCTCGCGGTGGGGACGGCGCGGCGGCCGACGGCACGTAG
- a CDS encoding MaoC family dehydratase N-terminal domain-containing protein — protein sequence MGHRYPAYRYEVSREKIREYALATGVTDPAYTDDTDDTADVVAPPTFAACFTVVRGGEAMFADPELGAHPRLVHGGQEFEWHGALRPGDVVECTPWIADIVARRGNDFVTLQIDCVDAATGEPVVTSRGTLVFLAPPAEEPS from the coding sequence ATCGGCCACCGCTACCCGGCGTACCGGTACGAGGTCAGTCGCGAGAAGATCCGCGAGTACGCGCTGGCCACCGGGGTCACCGATCCCGCCTACACCGACGACACCGACGACACCGCCGACGTGGTGGCGCCCCCGACCTTTGCGGCGTGCTTCACGGTGGTGCGGGGGGGCGAGGCGATGTTCGCCGACCCTGAGCTGGGCGCGCACCCGCGGCTCGTGCACGGCGGCCAGGAGTTCGAGTGGCACGGTGCGCTGCGCCCCGGTGATGTCGTGGAGTGCACCCCCTGGATCGCCGACATCGTTGCGCGCCGTGGCAACGACTTCGTGACCCTGCAGATCGACTGTGTCGACGCGGCCACCGGCGAGCCGGTCGTGACCAGCCGCGGGACCCTCGTGTTCCTCGCCCCCCCAGCCGAGGAGCCGTCCTAG
- a CDS encoding MaoC/PaaZ C-terminal domain-containing protein, translating to MPHYDEVEIGQQIPAESETVDQAQLIRYAGASGDFNPLHWQDEFAASVSPTGGVIAHGMLNMGLVSRAVTAWAGGPERVLRLAASFRAPCPVGATVTVGGEVVELDAEQRTATLSVWVELPDGSKVVDRRRSRAVVQLQ from the coding sequence ATGCCCCACTACGACGAGGTCGAGATCGGCCAGCAGATCCCTGCGGAGAGCGAGACGGTCGACCAGGCCCAGCTCATCCGCTACGCCGGCGCCAGCGGCGACTTCAACCCGCTGCACTGGCAGGACGAGTTCGCCGCGTCGGTCAGCCCGACCGGGGGCGTCATCGCGCACGGCATGCTCAACATGGGCCTGGTCTCCCGGGCGGTGACGGCCTGGGCCGGTGGTCCCGAGCGGGTGCTGCGCCTGGCCGCGAGCTTTCGGGCGCCGTGCCCGGTGGGTGCGACCGTGACGGTCGGTGGTGAGGTCGTCGAGCTCGACGCCGAGCAGCGCACCGCGACCCTGTCGGTCTGGGTCGAGCTGCCCGACGGGAGCAAGGTCGTGGACCGCCGCCGGTCCCGCGCGGTCGTGCAGCTCCAGTAG
- a CDS encoding SpoIID/LytB domain-containing protein translates to MASPHHAGIGFAIVGVLLAATVTVGMADQPAPVPVADSPPPTVAFEPREPARAPTGQPMRAARPAPAFRLTGRGEGHGVGLSQWGAYSMARGGSDHESILRHYFTGVAVGSHPAASGEVRVNLFHANPVVGDPGRVHLQSVGGGVTVALAPGAAPHLMPAGTEWTVAHDSALVLLDGNGAEIDRGPGPVAVTYPGGGPAALRLPQFARSGARHEGGLNRGQLEITAGGGVLRPVVALRMDDYLAGIDEMPGGWPVEALKAQAVTARTFAARRAQAGLRPECACHVTATIGDQVYAAYGHEGAPGAATWAGAVAATAGRVLTFEGALIEAVYSAAHAGASEHVEESWAFDARTFPYLRSVTDPWVDDPVVAAEYRRAGWAHAVDHGVLADLVGLATVARVEVTARTAGGSPRELAVSGWNMDGQRVAHVPYRGEGIGVASAALYLTLRARDAHPPSQQIAEFGFTAFPDVPGLSPHAYNIAAIGERGITTGRVDGSFAPADTVRRDQMATFLARALDLAPVEEDHFSDVAVDSVHRRAINAVAQAGITAGFDDGRFGPAEAVTREQMAAFLARGLGLAPLDGDRFADIAGSVHNQSINAVAEEGVTAGCEPSRFCPRDPVSRGEMASFLARAIGYGW, encoded by the coding sequence GTGGCCTCGCCCCATCATGCCGGTATCGGCTTCGCGATCGTCGGCGTGCTCCTGGCCGCCACCGTGACCGTCGGCATGGCCGACCAGCCGGCGCCCGTGCCCGTGGCCGACTCCCCACCGCCGACCGTGGCGTTCGAGCCCCGCGAGCCCGCCCGCGCCCCGACCGGGCAGCCGATGCGTGCTGCCCGTCCGGCGCCCGCATTTCGGCTCACCGGCAGGGGGGAGGGCCACGGTGTGGGTCTCAGCCAGTGGGGCGCCTACAGCATGGCCCGCGGGGGCAGCGACCACGAGAGCATCCTGCGTCACTACTTCACCGGCGTGGCGGTGGGCTCGCACCCAGCGGCCTCCGGCGAGGTGCGGGTGAACCTTTTCCACGCCAACCCGGTCGTCGGCGATCCCGGGCGGGTGCACCTGCAGTCGGTGGGGGGCGGGGTGACGGTGGCGCTCGCGCCCGGCGCCGCGCCGCACCTCATGCCCGCCGGCACGGAGTGGACCGTGGCGCACGACAGTGCCCTCGTCCTGCTCGACGGCAACGGCGCGGAGATCGATCGCGGTCCAGGACCGGTGGCCGTGACCTATCCGGGGGGCGGGCCCGCGGCCCTGCGTCTACCCCAGTTCGCCCGTTCCGGGGCCCGCCACGAGGGCGGCCTCAACCGCGGGCAGCTGGAGATCACCGCCGGCGGCGGGGTGCTTCGCCCGGTGGTGGCGCTGCGCATGGACGACTACCTGGCCGGCATCGACGAGATGCCGGGCGGCTGGCCGGTGGAGGCGCTGAAGGCACAGGCGGTCACCGCCCGCACCTTCGCCGCTCGTCGTGCGCAGGCGGGCCTGCGCCCCGAGTGCGCCTGTCACGTCACCGCCACCATCGGCGACCAGGTCTACGCGGCCTACGGCCACGAGGGCGCCCCGGGCGCTGCGACGTGGGCAGGCGCGGTGGCTGCCACGGCCGGGAGGGTGCTCACCTTTGAAGGCGCGCTCATCGAGGCCGTCTACTCCGCCGCCCACGCCGGCGCCAGCGAGCACGTCGAGGAGTCGTGGGCCTTCGACGCCAGGACCTTCCCCTACCTGCGCAGCGTCACCGACCCGTGGGTTGACGACCCGGTCGTCGCCGCGGAGTACCGCCGCGCCGGGTGGGCGCATGCGGTCGACCACGGCGTGCTGGCCGACCTGGTCGGGCTGGCCACCGTCGCCCGCGTCGAGGTGACCGCCCGCACCGCCGGCGGCAGCCCCCGGGAGCTGGCGGTGTCCGGCTGGAACATGGACGGCCAGCGCGTCGCGCACGTGCCCTACCGCGGGGAGGGCATCGGGGTGGCCTCCGCCGCGCTGTACCTGACGTTACGCGCCCGTGATGCGCACCCGCCCTCCCAGCAGATCGCCGAGTTCGGCTTCACCGCCTTCCCCGACGTGCCCGGCCTGTCCCCCCACGCCTACAACATCGCGGCGATCGGCGAGCGCGGCATCACCACGGGTCGCGTCGACGGCTCGTTCGCGCCCGCTGACACCGTCCGCCGGGACCAGATGGCCACCTTCCTGGCTCGCGCCCTGGACCTGGCACCCGTGGAGGAGGACCACTTCTCCGACGTCGCAGTGGACTCGGTGCACCGCCGCGCCATCAACGCGGTCGCCCAGGCCGGCATCACCGCGGGGTTCGACGACGGACGGTTCGGGCCCGCCGAGGCCGTGACCCGGGAGCAGATGGCCGCCTTCCTGGCGCGGGGCTTGGGGCTGGCGCCGCTCGACGGCGACCGTTTCGCCGACATCGCCGGCTCGGTGCACAACCAGTCGATCAACGCGGTGGCCGAGGAGGGCGTCACCGCGGGCTGCGAGCCGAGCCGCTTCTGTCCCCGCGATCCCGTCAGCCGCGGGGAGATGGCGAGCTTCCTCGCCCGGGCGATCGGCTACGGCTGGTAG
- a CDS encoding N-6 DNA methylase, with amino-acid sequence MAGDAALDRYLAHIRGLHSTSTATMVLGAVAGAVARCRGVDLDAAPLRPAGDAAGRDLRAAVTPPAHLARPELLGQVYEALRPRPTRRSAGAYYTPEVVAEAIVGAVLGPPSDLARDPRVGDPAVGGGMFLLAAGRHLVTGGGDPRRVVGRLYGVDIDPTAVAVTRTALTIFAHGTAPPADHIRVGDALLDDAALPDGLDAVVGNPPFLSQLAAATARSPATRRALRTRFGAAAGGYADTANLFLLLALRRVGAGGRVGLVLPDSFLVARDAGPARREAAETAALEWLWWAGEAVFDAGVRVCAPVFAVGRPQEAVTRRAGAGFSVAPPLRAPARSLAGATWAGLVADLLAIPPAVVVGDGTLADHCHPTADFRDQYYGLIPYVFEDGGSAGGRPIDERRYPRLVTTGLIDPARSLWGLVPTRFAKQRFTRPRVDVEALRAGTRLGPWSRARQVPKVLLATQSRVLEAVVDESGDWLPSTPTITVQAPPARLWHVAAALSSPPLTAVAQRRHAGAALSSDAITLSARHVAALPAPVAGPDWDAGATAMRQAAAAATAQEWRQALERCGTALCRAYAVDDADALIAWWRERLPPWRPAAGASRGA; translated from the coding sequence ATGGCCGGCGACGCTGCGCTCGACCGCTACCTCGCGCACATCCGGGGGCTCCACTCGACGAGCACGGCGACGATGGTGCTCGGGGCTGTGGCCGGCGCGGTGGCGCGGTGCCGCGGGGTCGATCTCGATGCGGCCCCGCTGCGCCCGGCCGGCGATGCGGCCGGTCGCGACCTGCGGGCCGCGGTGACCCCGCCGGCGCACCTCGCCAGGCCCGAGCTGCTCGGCCAGGTCTACGAGGCGCTGCGGCCACGGCCGACCCGGCGCAGCGCGGGGGCCTACTACACCCCCGAGGTCGTGGCCGAGGCGATCGTCGGAGCGGTTCTCGGACCCCCGTCCGACCTGGCCCGCGACCCACGTGTCGGTGACCCAGCGGTCGGCGGCGGCATGTTCCTGCTGGCGGCCGGCCGCCACCTGGTGACCGGCGGGGGCGATCCGCGACGGGTCGTCGGCCGCCTGTACGGCGTGGACATCGATCCCACCGCGGTCGCGGTCACCCGGACCGCGCTGACCATCTTCGCGCACGGCACCGCCCCGCCCGCGGACCACATCCGGGTCGGCGACGCCCTCCTCGACGATGCCGCGCTGCCCGACGGCCTCGATGCCGTCGTCGGCAACCCGCCGTTCCTGAGCCAGCTCGCAGCCGCCACCGCCCGCAGCCCGGCCACCCGCCGAGCGCTGCGGACGCGCTTCGGCGCGGCCGCGGGCGGCTACGCCGACACGGCCAATCTCTTCCTCCTGCTCGCCTTGCGCCGCGTCGGCGCGGGGGGACGGGTCGGCCTCGTCCTGCCGGACTCGTTCCTGGTCGCGCGGGACGCGGGTCCGGCCCGCCGCGAGGCTGCGGAGACAGCCGCCCTCGAGTGGCTGTGGTGGGCCGGTGAGGCGGTGTTTGACGCCGGTGTGCGCGTCTGCGCGCCCGTGTTCGCCGTCGGGCGCCCGCAGGAGGCGGTGACCCGGCGGGCCGGCGCGGGGTTCAGCGTTGCGCCGCCGCTGCGCGCTCCAGCCCGAAGCCTCGCCGGCGCCACGTGGGCGGGCCTGGTCGCGGACCTGCTGGCGATCCCGCCTGCCGTGGTGGTCGGGGACGGCACGTTGGCGGACCACTGCCACCCCACGGCGGACTTCCGCGACCAGTACTACGGGCTCATCCCCTACGTGTTCGAGGACGGGGGGTCCGCCGGCGGCCGGCCGATCGACGAACGTCGCTACCCGCGGCTGGTCACCACCGGCCTGATCGACCCGGCGCGAAGCCTGTGGGGTCTGGTGCCCACCCGCTTCGCCAAGCAGCGGTTCACCCGTCCGCGGGTGGACGTCGAGGCATTGCGCGCCGGGACCCGCCTCGGGCCCTGGTCGCGCGCCCGTCAGGTGCCGAAGGTGCTCCTGGCGACCCAGTCCCGGGTCCTGGAGGCGGTGGTCGACGAGTCCGGCGACTGGCTGCCGTCCACGCCCACGATCACCGTCCAGGCCCCGCCGGCACGCCTGTGGCACGTCGCGGCCGCGCTGAGCTCGCCGCCGCTGACGGCGGTGGCACAGCGACGCCACGCCGGCGCCGCCTTGTCGAGCGACGCGATCACCCTGAGCGCACGGCATGTCGCCGCCCTCCCGGCTCCGGTCGCCGGCCCCGACTGGGACGCGGGCGCCACAGCCATGCGCCAGGCCGCGGCCGCCGCCACCGCGCAGGAGTGGCGCCAGGCGCTCGAGCGCTGCGGCACGGCGCTGTGCCGCGCCTACGCGGTCGACGACGCCGACGCCCTCATCGCCTGGTGGCGGGAGCGCCTGCCGCCGTGGCGGCCGGCGGCGGGGGCTTCCCGGGGCGCGTAG
- the secE gene encoding preprotein translocase subunit SecE — protein MSREFKRDMERQKRRAEQEAGVASEPVSPEKKKRTGVRQFLREVRGELKRVVWPSRKELASYSLVVLVACALVGVFIFGLDQLFGDLALRIFS, from the coding sequence GTGAGTCGCGAGTTCAAGCGCGATATGGAACGTCAGAAGCGGCGCGCCGAGCAAGAGGCCGGCGTCGCCTCCGAACCCGTCTCCCCGGAGAAGAAGAAGCGCACGGGCGTGCGGCAGTTCCTCCGCGAGGTGCGGGGGGAGCTGAAGCGGGTGGTCTGGCCGTCGCGCAAGGAGCTGGCGTCGTACAGCCTCGTCGTGCTGGTCGCGTGCGCGCTGGTGGGGGTCTTCATCTTCGGCCTCGACCAGCTGTTCGGTGACCTCGCGCTGCGGATCTTCTCGTGA
- the nusG gene encoding transcription termination/antitermination protein NusG: MPGDFYVVHTYAGYEAKVKANLENRIQSMNMDDRIHEVIIPTEEAVEIKGGKKQSVQRKVFPGYVLVRMDLDDDSWYVVRNTPAVTGFVGPPGARPVPLSLNEVEAILAEPDEAEKVTPTVEFEKSENIRVTQGPFADFTGTISEINADQSKLKVLVSIFGRETPVELGFDQVAKL; the protein is encoded by the coding sequence CTGCCGGGCGACTTCTACGTCGTGCACACCTACGCCGGCTACGAGGCCAAGGTGAAGGCCAACCTGGAGAACCGCATCCAGTCCATGAACATGGACGACCGCATCCACGAGGTCATCATCCCCACCGAGGAAGCCGTCGAGATCAAGGGCGGCAAGAAGCAGTCGGTCCAGCGCAAGGTATTCCCCGGCTACGTCCTGGTGCGCATGGACCTCGATGACGACTCCTGGTACGTGGTCCGCAACACCCCGGCCGTCACCGGTTTCGTCGGTCCGCCCGGCGCCCGGCCCGTGCCGCTGTCACTCAACGAGGTCGAAGCGATCCTCGCCGAGCCCGACGAGGCGGAGAAGGTCACCCCGACCGTCGAGTTCGAGAAGAGCGAGAACATCCGCGTGACGCAGGGGCCGTTCGCCGACTTCACCGGCACGATCTCCGAGATCAACGCCGACCAGTCCAAGCTCAAGGTCCTGGTCTCCATCTTCGGCCGGGAGACGCCGGTCGAGCTGGGCTTCGACCAGGTCGCGAAGCTGTGA
- the rplK gene encoding 50S ribosomal protein L11, which translates to MAKKVMALIKLQIPAGQATPAPPVGPALGQHGVNIMEFCKAYNERTQAQTGDVVPVEITVFEDRSFTFVTKTPPAAKLLLKAAKLDKGSGEPNRNKVGTISRDAVREIAERKMDDLNAIDIAGATKIIEGTARSMGLVVR; encoded by the coding sequence ATGGCCAAGAAGGTCATGGCGCTCATCAAGCTGCAGATCCCCGCTGGGCAGGCCACGCCGGCCCCCCCGGTGGGTCCTGCGCTGGGTCAGCACGGCGTCAACATCATGGAGTTCTGCAAGGCGTACAACGAGCGCACCCAGGCCCAGACCGGTGATGTCGTGCCGGTGGAGATCACCGTCTTTGAGGACCGCTCGTTCACGTTCGTCACCAAGACGCCGCCGGCGGCGAAGCTGCTGCTCAAGGCGGCGAAACTCGACAAGGGCTCCGGCGAACCGAACCGCAACAAGGTCGGGACCATCTCCCGCGACGCGGTCCGCGAGATCGCCGAGCGCAAGATGGACGACCTGAACGCGATCGACATCGCCGGCGCGACCAAGATCATCGAGGGCACCGCCCGTTCGATGGGCCTCGTCGTCCGCTGA
- the rplA gene encoding 50S ribosomal protein L1 yields MTRPFAPQEDVFMARSKRYLVALGKIDADHLYAPAAAMRLVKETVTVSFDSTVDLAVRLGVDPRKADQMVRGSVALPHGTGKTARVAVFAEGARAEEAVEAGADIVGSEEVAAMIEAGNLDFDAVIATPDQMAKVGRFGKVLGPRGLMPNPKTGTVTMDVAKAVAEIKAGKVDYRTDRQANVHVVIGKASFDARQLVENYGAVIDELMRQRPAAAKGRYLRTIHLSTSQGPSIRVDPSRTRDLWEEEELAAS; encoded by the coding sequence GTGACCCGCCCGTTCGCACCACAGGAGGACGTGTTCATGGCCCGCAGCAAGCGCTACCTGGTCGCGCTCGGCAAGATCGACGCCGACCACCTCTACGCCCCGGCCGCCGCCATGCGGCTGGTCAAGGAGACCGTCACCGTCTCCTTCGACTCCACCGTCGACCTGGCGGTCCGCCTCGGGGTCGACCCCCGCAAGGCCGACCAGATGGTGCGCGGCTCGGTGGCCCTGCCCCACGGCACCGGCAAGACCGCCCGGGTGGCGGTCTTCGCGGAAGGCGCACGCGCCGAGGAGGCCGTGGAGGCCGGCGCCGACATCGTCGGCTCCGAGGAGGTCGCCGCCATGATCGAGGCGGGCAACCTCGACTTCGACGCGGTCATCGCCACGCCCGACCAGATGGCCAAGGTCGGGCGCTTCGGCAAGGTGCTCGGCCCCCGTGGCCTCATGCCCAACCCCAAGACCGGCACCGTGACGATGGACGTCGCCAAGGCCGTCGCCGAGATCAAGGCCGGCAAGGTCGACTACCGCACGGACCGCCAGGCCAATGTCCACGTCGTGATCGGCAAAGCCTCCTTCGACGCCAGGCAGCTCGTCGAGAACTACGGTGCCGTGATCGACGAGCTGATGCGCCAGCGCCCGGCCGCCGCGAAGGGCCGGTACCTGCGCACCATCCACCTCTCCACCTCGCAGGGTCCGTCGATCCGCGTCGACCCGTCCCGCACCCGGGACCTGTGGGAGGAAGAGGAGCTGGCCGCCTCCTAG